A part of Misgurnus anguillicaudatus chromosome 6, ASM2758022v2, whole genome shotgun sequence genomic DNA contains:
- the lamb4 gene encoding laminin subunit beta-4 isoform X2, producing MQIRLKAAFLFLLIAAPVYLQDECVGNSCYPHLGDLMVGRAAQLTASSTCGLNRPQNYCILGYLENERKCFTCDSRSPYNPYQNPNSHRIEHVITTFQPERNKRWWQSENGVNEVSIQLDLEAMFQFSHLILTFKSFRPAAMLVERSKDFGQTWKVFRYFAEDCANSFPDIPEWPADSIDDVVCDSRYSGPEPSTDGEVVLKALDPSFDIHDPYNPTIQELITITNLRVNFTRLFTLGDTLLSPRWRDPEEKYYYALYEMVVRGTCFCNGHASQCVPLDSVRGDNFIEPGMVHGRCVCQHNTVGYNCEQCQDFYQDAPWRPGGETNTDVCRRCNCNGHSEKCHFDQERYLATGQVSGGVCDNCRNNRVGPQCELCGPYYYQDPQRFVEDPDACLPCECNPDGSVDGGLCDPVTGQCVCKQNVEGERCDRCKFGFYGFSRDDPSGCQLCRCNFMGTVSIGNPCDQTTGRCICQHFAHGPECDECLPGYWGLGNTVYGCIPCDCDIGGARRTECSSEEGQCECRPNMVGLKCSDPAAGYFLAPLDFYIYEAENAKPVVSLPLVKPERPTKLPLCPFDPKPSPTTKPEIPDYPTVTPTPFNSHITLPICEHYFRQRGYDFKISNGRIVVVKREKRQARRRRQDQNIIPFQPGSSLQIIPRQRAPNKSVTWTGLGFVRVQDGAGLRFSITNIPATLDYYVVVRYEPESTDDWTATVNVVSFGSRDGSCPYDPSEKVFTLPGSGRTATLDSPVCLRSGDHYEVEITFSKQPNANYLSSSYILIDSLGLIPKVDSLPNFCSSSQLAEFQQYRCVVLGGQIGEHTLPEICERIIGSISAFIHNGAVSCNCNPVGAYGSSCSKFGGQCECKPNVIGRCCDSCAPLTYGFGYDGCSTCDCDPSGSTAELCDQRSGQCSCRDGVTGRQCDKCYTGFFGFPLCRRCQCNGLSDICDPVTGVCLDCREHSTGPHCERCEDGYIGDPVSEKPCEPCLCPDLKGNGRFFAISCNKDPNSVNPFCECLPGHTGLRCDACAPGYYGDLRLPDARCEECDCNNNIDPRDGDACNALTGECLRCLHNTEGPRCQSCKRGYYGNALDQDCKECSCDPRGTEVLKCPAGSPCICDPETGRCPCRTGVKGALCNECKDGYWNLDGESGCQPCNCNPEHVLSNICDKITGQCLCETEYGGRQCDECGPNFFGNPDIQCMSCDCNMEGTIYPACDPYTGECLCKPGVIGIFCDECGPGHDTIFPTCKPCHTCSQLWEKIVSDIKLDTERMETIMPCPENTRPIPDLERLNRLLDKLQSLLNKTDQDELDKLEKLLAQIRNETETIDPNLIIIDPSTLLNTDIDNIRFEFNRLLKNLREKIKDVPVIDIKALNDNVNKIRELYKKFTEDEKKLEAAKKMQEDSEKTREKVALELTKCRKGQIDLLEKKVKDLSVAKLNEEICGAPGDVKCEQAKCGGALCGKCGGPGCEGSLPISLDASKLAEMTRINITEVRNELKDADAKLTDTTKMTDYIKNQAKEMMDKINQSKSKSEKEKVKIRDFLKKVKDYLRDELVKPEDIEKLANAVLSIQLPKSPDDVKKMIEDIKKILSNVTGFSEDLERLEKEAKIAEDMKKRATEILKRTEAIDVSEIEKALKDTEELHDKIRNYLNEAEDNNDIISDKLNENKPKLENIEDNLNSTRIKDLLDETKALKDKTEMNRAQGKEAKAAADAALNRANDASKDLENLKEQFEKLKSNDKNNSVNEEANERLKNITMEAEKMAKDIQDKMKEIEELEKRILDAAKRKEEKIKDLEELQNEATDLKNFIDDKVGKYGLCST from the exons ATGCAGATTCGATTGAAGGCAGCGTTCCTGTTCCTCT TGATTGCAGCTCCAGTTTACCTCCAGGATGAATGTGTGGGGAATTCGTGTTATCCTCACCTCGGTGACCTCATGGTGGGCCGTGCCGCCCAGCTTACGGCATCCTCTACCTGTGGCCTCAACAGACCACAAAACTATTGCATACTGGGATACCTAGAG AATGAGAGAAAGTGCTTCACATGCGACTCTAGAAGTCCCTACAATCCCTACCAGAATCCCAACAGCCATCGCATTGAGCATGTCATCACCACCTTTCAACCCGAGCGCAATAAGAGATGGTGGCAGTCTGAGAACG GCGTGAATGAAGTCAGCATTCAGCTGGACTTGGAAGCAATGTTTCAGTTTAGCCATCTGATATTGACATTTAAG AGTTTCCGGCCTGCTGCCATGTTGGTTGAGAGGTCAAAAGATTTCGGCCAAACCTGGAAGGTTTTCCGGTACTTTGCGGAGGACTGTGCCAACTCGTTTCCGGACATCCCCGAATGGCCAGCAGATAGCATTGATGATGTCGTCTGTGATAGCCGCTATTCTGGGCCAGAACCTTCCACCGACGGGGAG GTGGTGTTAAAAGCCCTGGATCCCAGCTTTGACATCCATGATCCATACAACCCCACTATACAAG AACTGATCACCATAACAAATCTACGCGTGAACTTCACTCGTCTCTTCACCCTGGGTGACACGTTGCTCTCACCCCGTTGGAGGGACCCGGAGGAAAAGTATTATTATGCCCTCTACGAGATGGTGGTTCGAGGAACCTGCTTCTGCAACGGACACGCCAGCCAGTGTGTTCCTCTGGATAGTGTACGTGGAGACAACTTCATTGAGCCTGGCATG GTGCACGGTAGATGTGTTTGCCAACACAACACAGTGGGGTACAACTGTGAGCAATGTCAGGACTTTTACCAGGATGCCCCCTGGAGGCCAGGTGGAGAAACAAACACGGATGTTTGCAGAA GGTGCAACTGTAATGGTCACTCAGAGAAGTGTCACTTTGATCAGGAACGATATCTGGCTACAGGACAAGTTAGTGGTGGTGTATGTGATAACTGCAGGAATAACCGTGTTGGACCTCAGTGTGAACTGTGTGGCCCTTATTACTACCAGGACCCCCAGCGTTTTGTGGAAGACCCCGATGCTTGTTTAC CCTGTGAATGTAATCCAGATGGTTCAGTGGACGGTGGACTTTGTGATCCAGTTACTGGtcagtgtgtgtgtaaacagaatgtAGAAGGCGAACGCTGTGACCGGTGCAAATTTGGCTTTTACGGCTTCAGCCGGGATGACCCAAGTGGTTGTCAGT TGTGTAGGTGTAATTTCATGGGCACCGTAAGCATAGGCAACCCTTGTGATCAGACCACAGGACGATGTATTTGCCAACATTTTGCTCACGGCCCAGAGTGCGATGAGTGTCTG CCAGGGTACTGGGGTCTAGGGAATACAGTCTATGGCTGTATACCTTGTGACTGTGACATTGGTGGCGCCCGAAGAACTGAATGTTCATCGGAGGAAGGCCAGTGTGAATGCAGGCCTAACATGGTGGGTCTCAAATGTAGTGACCCCGCTGCTGGATATTTCTTGGCTCCCCTTGATTTTTATATCTATGAAGCTGAGAACGCAAAGCCTGTG GTGTCCCTACCATTAGTGAAACCTGAACGACCAACCAAGCTCCCTCTTTGCCCATTTGACCCAAAACCCTCCCCGACAACTAAACCAGAGATCCCTGATTACCCTACGGTGACGCCTACCCCATTTAACTCCCATATCACCCTACCCATATGTGAGCACTACTTCAGACAGAGGGGTTACGACTTCAAGATCAGCAATGGGAGGATTGTGGTGGTCAAGCGTGAGAAACGGCAAGCTAGACGACGAAGACAAGATCAG AATATAATCCCCTTTCAACCAGGATCGTCTCTTCAAATCATCCCAAGACAACGTGCACCAAACAAGTCTGTCACTTGGACTGGATTAGGTTTTGTGCGAGTTCAGGATGGGGCGGGACTCAGATTTTCCATCACCAATATACCAGCAACCCTTGACTACTATGTAGTTGTCCGCTATGAACCAGAG TCTACCGATGACTGGACAGCTACTGTGAATGTTGTGTCTTTCGGATCAAGGGATGGAAGTTGTCCATATGACCCATCAGAGAAAGTCTTTACTCTTCCAGGGTCTGGAAG GACAGCGACTCTGGATTCTCCAGTGTGTCTTCGCTCTGGCGATCATTATGAAGTGGAGATCACTTTTAGCAAGCAACCTAATGCCAACTATCTGTCCAGCTCATACATCCTAATCGACTCG CTGGGTCTCATTCCCAAAGTGGATTCCCTCCCAAACTTCTGCTCGAGCTCACAACTGGCTGAGTTTCAACAGTATCGCTGTGTTGTGTTAGGAGGGCAGATAGGAGAGCACACTCTTCCCGAAATATGCGAGAGGATTATTGGAAGTATATCCGCCTTTATTCACAACGGTGCAGTTT CTTGTAATTGTAATCCAGTTGGAGCCTACGGTTCATCATGCAGTAAATTTGGCGGGCAGTGCGAATGCAAACCAAACGTTATTGGTCGCTGCTGCGATTCATGTGCTCCTCTGACGTATGGGTTTGGATATGATGGCTGCTCAA CATGTGACTGCGATCCGTCTGGCTCTACTGCCGAGTTGTGCGACCAGAGAAGTGGACAATGTTCATGCCGGGATGGAGTAACAGGCCGTCAATGTGACAAATGTTACACCGGTTTCTTTGGGTTTCCCCTGTGCAGACGTTGTCAATGCAACGGGCTGTCGGACATCTGTGACCCTGTTACTGGAGTCTGTCTAGACTGCAGAGAGCACTCCACAGGACCTCACTGTGAAAG gtGTGAAGATGGTTATATTGGTGACCCTGTCTCTGAGAAACCATGTGAGCCATGCCTTTGTCCAGATCTGAAAGGAAATGGACGTTTCTTCGCCATCTCCTGCAACAAAGATCCAAACTCTGTAAACCCATTCTGTGAATGTCTGCCTGGCCATACAG GACTACGCTGTGATGCCTGTGCACCTGGTTACTATGGTGACCTGAGGTTGCCAGATGCCCGATGTGAGGAGTGTGACTGCAACAATAATATTGATCCCCGTGACGGTGACGCATGCAATGCTTTAACTGGTGAGTGTCTGCGCTGTTTGCACAACACGGAGGGGCCACGGTGTCAGAGCTGCAAGCGTGGATATTACGGAAATGCACTCGATCAAGACTGCAAAG AGTGTTCTTGTGACCCGAGGGGCACAGAAGTTTTAAAGTGTCCCGCTGGAAGCCCCTGTATCTGCGACCCGGAGACCGGTCGGTGTCCGTGCCGCACAGGTGTCAAAGGAGCCCTTTGTAATGAGTGTAAGGATGGATACTGGAACTTAGATGGGGAGTCTGGGTGCCAGCCATGCAACTGTAACCCAGAACATGTCCTCAGCAATATCTGTGATAAG ATCACAGGCCAGTGCCTCTGCGAGACAGAATACGGAGGCAGACAATGTGATGAATGTGGGcccaacttttttggaaacccAGATATACAGTGCATGT CTTGTGACTGTAATATGGAGGGCACTATTTACCCAGCCTGTGACCCTTACACGGGCGAGTGCTTGTGTAAACCGGGAGTAATAGGAATATTTTGTGACGAATGCGGCCCGGGTCATGACACCATCTTTCCCACCTGCAAGCCCTGCCATACCTGCTCCCAGCTCTGGGAAAAGATTGTCTCGGATATCAAACTAGATACCGAAAGGATGGAAACTATAATGCCCTGCCCTGAAAACACCCGGCCTATACCTGATCTTGAACGGTTAAATAGATTGTTGGATAAGCTACAAAGTCTGCTCAACAAGACCGATCAGGATGAACTGGATAAATTAGAGAAGCTCTTGGCACAGATTAG GAATGAAACAGAGACCATAGACCCAAATCTAATTATTATCGACCCAAGCACATTGCTCAACACTGACATCGACAACATCCGCTTTGAGTTCAACAGGCTGCTGAAGAATCTCAGGGAGAAGATAAAAGACGTTCCAGTGATAGACATAAAAGCTTTAAATG ACAATGTAAATAAGATCAGGGAGCTCTATAAAAAATTTACTGAAGATGAAAAGAAATTGGAAGCAGCTAAGAAAATGCAAGAAGACTCTGAGAAGACGAGAGAGAAGGTCGCATTGGAGCTCACCAAGTGTCGCAAAGGACAAATTGATTTACTGGAGAAGAAAGTGAAGGATCTGAGTGTAGCCAAACTGAACGAGGAG ATCTGTGGAGCTCCAGGCGACGTGAAATGTGAGCAGGCGAAATGTGGTGGAGCTTTGTGCGGGAAGTGTGGAGGTCCGGGTTGTGAAGGGAGTTTACCCATCAGTCTCGATGCCTCTAAACTGGCAGAGATGACCAGGATAAACATCACAGAAGTCCGCAATGAACTCAAGGATGCGGACGCAAAG CTCACCGACACAACAAAAATGACTGATTACATCAAAAATCAAGCGAAAGAGATGATGGATAAAATAAATCAGTCTAAGAGTAAATCTGAGAAAGAAAAGGTTAAAATCAGGGACTTTTTAAAGAAGGTCAAGGACTACCTGAGAG ATGAGCTGGTGAAGCCGGAGGACATTGAGAAACTGGCCAATGCCGTGTTGTCAATTCAGCTGCCCAAATCTCCCGATGACGTCAAGAAGATGATTGAGGACATCAAAAAGATCCTGTCAAACGTCACAGGCTTCAGTGAAGATCTCGAGCGCTTGGAAAAAGAAGCCAAAATAGCTGAAGACATGAAAAAGAGGGCCACAGAGATTTT GAAGAGAACAGAGGCCATTGATGTGAGCGAGATTGAAAAAGCGTTGAAGGATACAGAAGAACTCCATGACAAGATCAGGAATTATCTGAACGAAGCAGAAGACAACAATGATATTATCAGTGACAAACTTAATGAG AATAAGCCTAAACTGGAAAACATTGAGGATAATTTGAATTCAACACGAATTAAAGACTTACTAGATGAAACCAAGGCCTTAAAGGACAAAACAGAAATGAACAGAGCTCAGGGGAAGGAGGCCAAAGCCGCAGCAGATGCTGCCCTCAATCGTGCCAATGATGCCAGTAAG GATCTTGAGaatttgaaagagcagtttgaaaaattaaaatcaaacgACAAGAACAATAGCGTCAATGAAGAGGCTAATGAACGCCTGAAGAACATCACAATGGAAGCAGAAAAAATGGCTAAAGATATTCAAGATAAAATGAAGGAAATTGAAG
- the lamb4 gene encoding laminin subunit beta-4 isoform X1, which produces MFFSIHSFISSTRLPINPLGPAMQIRLKAAFLFLLIAAPVYLQDECVGNSCYPHLGDLMVGRAAQLTASSTCGLNRPQNYCILGYLENERKCFTCDSRSPYNPYQNPNSHRIEHVITTFQPERNKRWWQSENGVNEVSIQLDLEAMFQFSHLILTFKSFRPAAMLVERSKDFGQTWKVFRYFAEDCANSFPDIPEWPADSIDDVVCDSRYSGPEPSTDGEVVLKALDPSFDIHDPYNPTIQELITITNLRVNFTRLFTLGDTLLSPRWRDPEEKYYYALYEMVVRGTCFCNGHASQCVPLDSVRGDNFIEPGMVHGRCVCQHNTVGYNCEQCQDFYQDAPWRPGGETNTDVCRRCNCNGHSEKCHFDQERYLATGQVSGGVCDNCRNNRVGPQCELCGPYYYQDPQRFVEDPDACLPCECNPDGSVDGGLCDPVTGQCVCKQNVEGERCDRCKFGFYGFSRDDPSGCQLCRCNFMGTVSIGNPCDQTTGRCICQHFAHGPECDECLPGYWGLGNTVYGCIPCDCDIGGARRTECSSEEGQCECRPNMVGLKCSDPAAGYFLAPLDFYIYEAENAKPVVSLPLVKPERPTKLPLCPFDPKPSPTTKPEIPDYPTVTPTPFNSHITLPICEHYFRQRGYDFKISNGRIVVVKREKRQARRRRQDQNIIPFQPGSSLQIIPRQRAPNKSVTWTGLGFVRVQDGAGLRFSITNIPATLDYYVVVRYEPESTDDWTATVNVVSFGSRDGSCPYDPSEKVFTLPGSGRTATLDSPVCLRSGDHYEVEITFSKQPNANYLSSSYILIDSLGLIPKVDSLPNFCSSSQLAEFQQYRCVVLGGQIGEHTLPEICERIIGSISAFIHNGAVSCNCNPVGAYGSSCSKFGGQCECKPNVIGRCCDSCAPLTYGFGYDGCSTCDCDPSGSTAELCDQRSGQCSCRDGVTGRQCDKCYTGFFGFPLCRRCQCNGLSDICDPVTGVCLDCREHSTGPHCERCEDGYIGDPVSEKPCEPCLCPDLKGNGRFFAISCNKDPNSVNPFCECLPGHTGLRCDACAPGYYGDLRLPDARCEECDCNNNIDPRDGDACNALTGECLRCLHNTEGPRCQSCKRGYYGNALDQDCKECSCDPRGTEVLKCPAGSPCICDPETGRCPCRTGVKGALCNECKDGYWNLDGESGCQPCNCNPEHVLSNICDKITGQCLCETEYGGRQCDECGPNFFGNPDIQCMSCDCNMEGTIYPACDPYTGECLCKPGVIGIFCDECGPGHDTIFPTCKPCHTCSQLWEKIVSDIKLDTERMETIMPCPENTRPIPDLERLNRLLDKLQSLLNKTDQDELDKLEKLLAQIRNETETIDPNLIIIDPSTLLNTDIDNIRFEFNRLLKNLREKIKDVPVIDIKALNDNVNKIRELYKKFTEDEKKLEAAKKMQEDSEKTREKVALELTKCRKGQIDLLEKKVKDLSVAKLNEEICGAPGDVKCEQAKCGGALCGKCGGPGCEGSLPISLDASKLAEMTRINITEVRNELKDADAKLTDTTKMTDYIKNQAKEMMDKINQSKSKSEKEKVKIRDFLKKVKDYLRDELVKPEDIEKLANAVLSIQLPKSPDDVKKMIEDIKKILSNVTGFSEDLERLEKEAKIAEDMKKRATEILKRTEAIDVSEIEKALKDTEELHDKIRNYLNEAEDNNDIISDKLNENKPKLENIEDNLNSTRIKDLLDETKALKDKTEMNRAQGKEAKAAADAALNRANDASKDLENLKEQFEKLKSNDKNNSVNEEANERLKNITMEAEKMAKDIQDKMKEIEELEKRILDAAKRKEEKIKDLEELQNEATDLKNFIDDKVGKYGLCST; this is translated from the exons ATGTTTTTCTCCATTCACTCATTCATCTCCTCTACCCGTTTACCGATCAATCCCTTAGGTCCCGCTATGCAGATTCGATTGAAGGCAGCGTTCCTGTTCCTCT TGATTGCAGCTCCAGTTTACCTCCAGGATGAATGTGTGGGGAATTCGTGTTATCCTCACCTCGGTGACCTCATGGTGGGCCGTGCCGCCCAGCTTACGGCATCCTCTACCTGTGGCCTCAACAGACCACAAAACTATTGCATACTGGGATACCTAGAG AATGAGAGAAAGTGCTTCACATGCGACTCTAGAAGTCCCTACAATCCCTACCAGAATCCCAACAGCCATCGCATTGAGCATGTCATCACCACCTTTCAACCCGAGCGCAATAAGAGATGGTGGCAGTCTGAGAACG GCGTGAATGAAGTCAGCATTCAGCTGGACTTGGAAGCAATGTTTCAGTTTAGCCATCTGATATTGACATTTAAG AGTTTCCGGCCTGCTGCCATGTTGGTTGAGAGGTCAAAAGATTTCGGCCAAACCTGGAAGGTTTTCCGGTACTTTGCGGAGGACTGTGCCAACTCGTTTCCGGACATCCCCGAATGGCCAGCAGATAGCATTGATGATGTCGTCTGTGATAGCCGCTATTCTGGGCCAGAACCTTCCACCGACGGGGAG GTGGTGTTAAAAGCCCTGGATCCCAGCTTTGACATCCATGATCCATACAACCCCACTATACAAG AACTGATCACCATAACAAATCTACGCGTGAACTTCACTCGTCTCTTCACCCTGGGTGACACGTTGCTCTCACCCCGTTGGAGGGACCCGGAGGAAAAGTATTATTATGCCCTCTACGAGATGGTGGTTCGAGGAACCTGCTTCTGCAACGGACACGCCAGCCAGTGTGTTCCTCTGGATAGTGTACGTGGAGACAACTTCATTGAGCCTGGCATG GTGCACGGTAGATGTGTTTGCCAACACAACACAGTGGGGTACAACTGTGAGCAATGTCAGGACTTTTACCAGGATGCCCCCTGGAGGCCAGGTGGAGAAACAAACACGGATGTTTGCAGAA GGTGCAACTGTAATGGTCACTCAGAGAAGTGTCACTTTGATCAGGAACGATATCTGGCTACAGGACAAGTTAGTGGTGGTGTATGTGATAACTGCAGGAATAACCGTGTTGGACCTCAGTGTGAACTGTGTGGCCCTTATTACTACCAGGACCCCCAGCGTTTTGTGGAAGACCCCGATGCTTGTTTAC CCTGTGAATGTAATCCAGATGGTTCAGTGGACGGTGGACTTTGTGATCCAGTTACTGGtcagtgtgtgtgtaaacagaatgtAGAAGGCGAACGCTGTGACCGGTGCAAATTTGGCTTTTACGGCTTCAGCCGGGATGACCCAAGTGGTTGTCAGT TGTGTAGGTGTAATTTCATGGGCACCGTAAGCATAGGCAACCCTTGTGATCAGACCACAGGACGATGTATTTGCCAACATTTTGCTCACGGCCCAGAGTGCGATGAGTGTCTG CCAGGGTACTGGGGTCTAGGGAATACAGTCTATGGCTGTATACCTTGTGACTGTGACATTGGTGGCGCCCGAAGAACTGAATGTTCATCGGAGGAAGGCCAGTGTGAATGCAGGCCTAACATGGTGGGTCTCAAATGTAGTGACCCCGCTGCTGGATATTTCTTGGCTCCCCTTGATTTTTATATCTATGAAGCTGAGAACGCAAAGCCTGTG GTGTCCCTACCATTAGTGAAACCTGAACGACCAACCAAGCTCCCTCTTTGCCCATTTGACCCAAAACCCTCCCCGACAACTAAACCAGAGATCCCTGATTACCCTACGGTGACGCCTACCCCATTTAACTCCCATATCACCCTACCCATATGTGAGCACTACTTCAGACAGAGGGGTTACGACTTCAAGATCAGCAATGGGAGGATTGTGGTGGTCAAGCGTGAGAAACGGCAAGCTAGACGACGAAGACAAGATCAG AATATAATCCCCTTTCAACCAGGATCGTCTCTTCAAATCATCCCAAGACAACGTGCACCAAACAAGTCTGTCACTTGGACTGGATTAGGTTTTGTGCGAGTTCAGGATGGGGCGGGACTCAGATTTTCCATCACCAATATACCAGCAACCCTTGACTACTATGTAGTTGTCCGCTATGAACCAGAG TCTACCGATGACTGGACAGCTACTGTGAATGTTGTGTCTTTCGGATCAAGGGATGGAAGTTGTCCATATGACCCATCAGAGAAAGTCTTTACTCTTCCAGGGTCTGGAAG GACAGCGACTCTGGATTCTCCAGTGTGTCTTCGCTCTGGCGATCATTATGAAGTGGAGATCACTTTTAGCAAGCAACCTAATGCCAACTATCTGTCCAGCTCATACATCCTAATCGACTCG CTGGGTCTCATTCCCAAAGTGGATTCCCTCCCAAACTTCTGCTCGAGCTCACAACTGGCTGAGTTTCAACAGTATCGCTGTGTTGTGTTAGGAGGGCAGATAGGAGAGCACACTCTTCCCGAAATATGCGAGAGGATTATTGGAAGTATATCCGCCTTTATTCACAACGGTGCAGTTT CTTGTAATTGTAATCCAGTTGGAGCCTACGGTTCATCATGCAGTAAATTTGGCGGGCAGTGCGAATGCAAACCAAACGTTATTGGTCGCTGCTGCGATTCATGTGCTCCTCTGACGTATGGGTTTGGATATGATGGCTGCTCAA CATGTGACTGCGATCCGTCTGGCTCTACTGCCGAGTTGTGCGACCAGAGAAGTGGACAATGTTCATGCCGGGATGGAGTAACAGGCCGTCAATGTGACAAATGTTACACCGGTTTCTTTGGGTTTCCCCTGTGCAGACGTTGTCAATGCAACGGGCTGTCGGACATCTGTGACCCTGTTACTGGAGTCTGTCTAGACTGCAGAGAGCACTCCACAGGACCTCACTGTGAAAG gtGTGAAGATGGTTATATTGGTGACCCTGTCTCTGAGAAACCATGTGAGCCATGCCTTTGTCCAGATCTGAAAGGAAATGGACGTTTCTTCGCCATCTCCTGCAACAAAGATCCAAACTCTGTAAACCCATTCTGTGAATGTCTGCCTGGCCATACAG GACTACGCTGTGATGCCTGTGCACCTGGTTACTATGGTGACCTGAGGTTGCCAGATGCCCGATGTGAGGAGTGTGACTGCAACAATAATATTGATCCCCGTGACGGTGACGCATGCAATGCTTTAACTGGTGAGTGTCTGCGCTGTTTGCACAACACGGAGGGGCCACGGTGTCAGAGCTGCAAGCGTGGATATTACGGAAATGCACTCGATCAAGACTGCAAAG AGTGTTCTTGTGACCCGAGGGGCACAGAAGTTTTAAAGTGTCCCGCTGGAAGCCCCTGTATCTGCGACCCGGAGACCGGTCGGTGTCCGTGCCGCACAGGTGTCAAAGGAGCCCTTTGTAATGAGTGTAAGGATGGATACTGGAACTTAGATGGGGAGTCTGGGTGCCAGCCATGCAACTGTAACCCAGAACATGTCCTCAGCAATATCTGTGATAAG ATCACAGGCCAGTGCCTCTGCGAGACAGAATACGGAGGCAGACAATGTGATGAATGTGGGcccaacttttttggaaacccAGATATACAGTGCATGT CTTGTGACTGTAATATGGAGGGCACTATTTACCCAGCCTGTGACCCTTACACGGGCGAGTGCTTGTGTAAACCGGGAGTAATAGGAATATTTTGTGACGAATGCGGCCCGGGTCATGACACCATCTTTCCCACCTGCAAGCCCTGCCATACCTGCTCCCAGCTCTGGGAAAAGATTGTCTCGGATATCAAACTAGATACCGAAAGGATGGAAACTATAATGCCCTGCCCTGAAAACACCCGGCCTATACCTGATCTTGAACGGTTAAATAGATTGTTGGATAAGCTACAAAGTCTGCTCAACAAGACCGATCAGGATGAACTGGATAAATTAGAGAAGCTCTTGGCACAGATTAG GAATGAAACAGAGACCATAGACCCAAATCTAATTATTATCGACCCAAGCACATTGCTCAACACTGACATCGACAACATCCGCTTTGAGTTCAACAGGCTGCTGAAGAATCTCAGGGAGAAGATAAAAGACGTTCCAGTGATAGACATAAAAGCTTTAAATG ACAATGTAAATAAGATCAGGGAGCTCTATAAAAAATTTACTGAAGATGAAAAGAAATTGGAAGCAGCTAAGAAAATGCAAGAAGACTCTGAGAAGACGAGAGAGAAGGTCGCATTGGAGCTCACCAAGTGTCGCAAAGGACAAATTGATTTACTGGAGAAGAAAGTGAAGGATCTGAGTGTAGCCAAACTGAACGAGGAG ATCTGTGGAGCTCCAGGCGACGTGAAATGTGAGCAGGCGAAATGTGGTGGAGCTTTGTGCGGGAAGTGTGGAGGTCCGGGTTGTGAAGGGAGTTTACCCATCAGTCTCGATGCCTCTAAACTGGCAGAGATGACCAGGATAAACATCACAGAAGTCCGCAATGAACTCAAGGATGCGGACGCAAAG CTCACCGACACAACAAAAATGACTGATTACATCAAAAATCAAGCGAAAGAGATGATGGATAAAATAAATCAGTCTAAGAGTAAATCTGAGAAAGAAAAGGTTAAAATCAGGGACTTTTTAAAGAAGGTCAAGGACTACCTGAGAG ATGAGCTGGTGAAGCCGGAGGACATTGAGAAACTGGCCAATGCCGTGTTGTCAATTCAGCTGCCCAAATCTCCCGATGACGTCAAGAAGATGATTGAGGACATCAAAAAGATCCTGTCAAACGTCACAGGCTTCAGTGAAGATCTCGAGCGCTTGGAAAAAGAAGCCAAAATAGCTGAAGACATGAAAAAGAGGGCCACAGAGATTTT GAAGAGAACAGAGGCCATTGATGTGAGCGAGATTGAAAAAGCGTTGAAGGATACAGAAGAACTCCATGACAAGATCAGGAATTATCTGAACGAAGCAGAAGACAACAATGATATTATCAGTGACAAACTTAATGAG AATAAGCCTAAACTGGAAAACATTGAGGATAATTTGAATTCAACACGAATTAAAGACTTACTAGATGAAACCAAGGCCTTAAAGGACAAAACAGAAATGAACAGAGCTCAGGGGAAGGAGGCCAAAGCCGCAGCAGATGCTGCCCTCAATCGTGCCAATGATGCCAGTAAG GATCTTGAGaatttgaaagagcagtttgaaaaattaaaatcaaacgACAAGAACAATAGCGTCAATGAAGAGGCTAATGAACGCCTGAAGAACATCACAATGGAAGCAGAAAAAATGGCTAAAGATATTCAAGATAAAATGAAGGAAATTGAAG